ACCAGGGTATCGACAAAGGTCGACTCGGGGAATGCGCGCCGCTTGCCGTACCGGTGGGTCAGATCCAGGATCACGTCCTCCAGCCCGCGCTGTCCCTTGGAAAGCTCCAGCAGACGGATGTCGAGCAATCCTGCGGCCAGCGCTCCCCGCATGTAGATGTTCCCGTACTGCCGCTGTCCCGAGTCGCTGTAGGAGGTGAGGGAGAGCTCGCGAAGGCTGTAGGTGCTGTCGAAGTTATGCCGGTCGTTCTGCATCTTGGTAATGACCGTGTGGAGATACTCCTCAGGACTCTTGAGGCCGGAGCGAAGCTGCATGGCTTGAGCGGCCCACTCGGTGGTGCCTTCGTACAGCCAGACGTGCTGCGATGGCACCGGGGTCACGAAGTTGAAGTGTTCCACGATCTCGCTGTGAATGTTGAGCGGTGTCACGACGTGGAAGAACTCGTGCGCGGCGATGTCGGTGACCCGCTTTCCCAGGGAATCGGTGAACGCTCCCTCTTTCATGACGTACTCGGAGCTGAACGAGTGCTCCCAAGCTCCGGCATTGGCATCGCCGAAGGTGTAGAGAAAGGTATAGTGGTCGACCGGGAGCTTGCCCAGGAAGTGTCCCGCGGCGTCCAGCATGGCGTGCATGGCGCTGAGCAGCTGGGACGACTTGATGAGATCGGTCTTGGAATAGGTGAAGATCTCGACCGGCACGCCGGTCACCATCACCTTGGCCCGGGAGAGCCGTCCCAGCAGGATCGGCGAATCCACCAGCTGATCGTAGCTCTCGACCCGGTAGGCGCCGGTCGAATCGCGGGTGAGCGGCGTGCCGATCTTCCAGCGGCGCGGATACAGCAGCCGGAGGCGGATGGGCGCGGCCTGCAGCCCTGTCGGATAGCCGATCACGTCGTGCGGATTAATGAGTGCGTGATCGGGCCCGAGTGAGGTGCCGCACATGAGGTAGATGGGATGCTCCGTCAGCTGCGCGTCCCAGCTTTCCGCCACGGTGTAGCGGACCGTCCGCACGGCCGCGGGTTTGGACAGGCGCCACTGGTTGACCGAGACCTGTTCGGCCGGCACCCGCCGGCCCTGCGCGTCGAACGCCTGGAAGCTGCGCACCAGGCGGCCCACGTCCATGACTTCGTAGGTGCCCGGCGCGGTCGAGGCGAACTGGTAGACGGCGTTCTCATCGGTGAGCCCGCGGACCTGAAGGGTCACCCGGAACAGGTCGTCGGCCCGGTGGTTAAGATCGATGGAGTAGGTCAGCGACGGGTGCTGTGCGGCCGCGGGTCGGGACGGGATGGCCAGAGAAAGGATGAAGAGCCATGGCAGTCGTCGAGTCATGGAACATTTCCGGTCGAGGGGTGTGGGCGGACGAAGCCGCGGCTGTAGATGCCAACGGGAATCCGAGCTGCCAGGTTTCACCCTGAGCGTACCTGCCGCCCTCACCCGAGCTGGACGGTCGACTCCACCACCGGCGGCGCGATGATCCCCTGCCGCACGTAGATCGGCCGGATCAGCTCCCGCATCCGAGGCAGGCGCGCGGCAAACCACGCGGCCCCCGCGAGGCACACCCCGCCACCGAGCACAATGGTGGTCGGCGCTCCCAGGTGGTCGGCCAGGACGCCGGCGAGCAGGCTCCCGATCGGCGCGGTGCCGAGGAATGCCATGGTGTAGAACGCCATTACCCTGCCCCGCAGGTGCTCCTCGGTGATCGTCTGTACGATGGTGTTGGTGGCGGCGAGCGACACCATGAATCCGGCGCCGACCAGCGGCAGGATGAGCAGCGAGAGCCAGAGCCGTCGCGACAGGCCAAAGGCCACCAGTCCGAGACCGAACACCGTCGACGCGATGACGATCACCCGGCCCAGCCCGAGCACGGTCTGCCGCCAGGCCAGGTAGACGGCCCCGCCCAGCGCACCCATTCCTGACGCCGTCATGAGCAGGCCGAGGGTATGGGGGCCGCCGTGCAGGACCTTGGCGGCGATGGCCGGCATCAGCACGGCGTACGGCACCCCCATGGTGCTCACCACGGCCAGCAGAATCAGCACGGTCCGGATCGGCACAAACCCGCTGACATAGCGGAAGCCGGCTGCCAGGTCCTCCAGCAGCCGGGTCTCCGGTCGAGGCCGGCGGGACGGTATCACCTGCATGGCCAGGAGGGACGCGATCACCGCCAGATAGGAGATCGCGTCCACCATGAAGCACCAGCCCTCCCCGACCATGGCAATGAGCACCCCTCCGATGGAGGGGCCGAGCACCCGGCTGGCGTTCACCATCGTCGAGTTGAGCGCTATGGCGTTGGGCAGGTCGGCGCGATCCTCGATCATGTCGACGACGAACGCCTGGCGGGCCGGTGTGTCGAAGGCGTTGATCACGCCTTGCAGCACCTGCAGAACCAGCACCTCGACTACCGTGATGATGCCGGAAAGCGCGAGCAGCGCCAGGGTCAGCGATTGCAGCATCGAGAGCACCTGGGTCGCGACCAGGACCCGGTGGCGGTCCCATCGATCCACGAACACGCCGGCCAGCGGTGCCAGGAACAGCGTCGGAATCTGCCCGCAGAAGCCGACGACCCCGAGGAGAAGAGCGGAGCCGGTGAGCCGGTACACCAGCCAGCTGGTGGCGATCCGGGTAATCCAGGTGCCGACCAGCGAGAGACTCTGTCCGGCGAAGAAGAGCCGGTAGTTGCGGTGCCGGAGCGCACGAACTGGCGAGGGGCGTCTGCCTGGAGGCGTTCCGGCGGCCGTCGCGGGAGGTGACTGAGGCACCGACCGCGCTACCCTGCGTCCGCCAGCGTGAACAGGTCCGCCGACGTGAACCTCCCCACCTTGGCGGAGGGTAGCTCGGGCCGCCAGTCAGGAGCCGGCGGCAGGTCGTCATCGGCGAAGGTCTCACAGCATGGATCGAGCGGTCGGGTCATGCCGTAAGCTAAACCGGAGCGAGCGGGTGGCAGGAATGGACCTTTTCCGAGGCTCCTTCAGGCTGCCAAGGACGCGAGTGGCCTAATGCTCGCTCACCAGCCGCTAGAAGCGCGGGTCGCCGCGTAGCGGGGCGAAGGTGGGATCGATCCGGAGCCAGCCGGGCAAGGTAGTAGGGGATCTTGAGCAGCTACCTACGTCAATGCCAATCGGATATTCCCTGCGATGTAGTGGAAATACGGATCATTCGGGTCCATGGCCGTCCGAGGCCCGGGCCGGCTCGGACCCTTGCAATTCGTCCCGCCGAACCACTCCTCGACCAACGTGGCCTGTTGCTCCATGTTGAAGTCCGAGCCCCAGTCCCCGTCGGCCGAACCGTAGCTGTACATCTTGGACTTACCCGCCGTCACCTCACCCACCTTGGTCTCGATCGCCGCATCGCAGACGAACCCCTCCAACGAGCCGTTCGCGATCTGCCACGCGTGTGTCAGCTCGTGGATGAAGAGCTGACCCGGACGGTTCCTGCAATCCCCGGTATCCGTGGTCGGGTTGTCGTAGGCGCT
The genomic region above belongs to Gemmatimonadales bacterium and contains:
- a CDS encoding MFS transporter; this encodes MPQSPPATAAGTPPGRRPSPVRALRHRNYRLFFAGQSLSLVGTWITRIATSWLVYRLTGSALLLGVVGFCGQIPTLFLAPLAGVFVDRWDRHRVLVATQVLSMLQSLTLALLALSGIITVVEVLVLQVLQGVINAFDTPARQAFVVDMIEDRADLPNAIALNSTMVNASRVLGPSIGGVLIAMVGEGWCFMVDAISYLAVIASLLAMQVIPSRRPRPETRLLEDLAAGFRYVSGFVPIRTVLILLAVVSTMGVPYAVLMPAIAAKVLHGGPHTLGLLMTASGMGALGGAVYLAWRQTVLGLGRVIVIASTVFGLGLVAFGLSRRLWLSLLILPLVGAGFMVSLAATNTIVQTITEEHLRGRVMAFYTMAFLGTAPIGSLLAGVLADHLGAPTTIVLGGGVCLAGAAWFAARLPRMRELIRPIYVRQGIIAPPVVESTVQLG